Sequence from the Pseudophaeobacter arcticus DSM 23566 genome:
GGCAGGCGAAGCCGGACGTGGGTTTGCGGTGGTTGCCTCCGAGGTTCGTGCTCTGGCGCAGCGGTCTTCTGATGCGGCACAGGAAATCAAGCAATTGATCTCCGAAAGCTCGCAGCATGTTGCCAAAGGTGTGGATCTGGTCGGCAAGGCCGGCAGCGAATTGGAAAGCATCATCAGTCGCGTTGGCACCATCTCCAACCATGTGGCCGAGATCGCCCAGGGCGCCAGCGAACAGTCCACCACACTGCTTGAGATCAACACCGGCGTTTCGCAACTGGATCACGTGACCCAGCACAATGCTGCCATGGTCGAAGAAAGCACCGCTGCCAGCCAGATCCTGCGCAACGATGCAAGTGAGCTGGCCAAACAGGTTGCGGTCTTCAAGACCGGCGAAAACCGGGCTGTCACTCCCCTGCGGTCGGCCTCTCCGGCTCCTGCTCCGGCAGCACATAGCCAGTTCCACGAACCCGAGGATGATTTCTTCGCCGAAGACACCTCCTCATCAGCGCTGCCAGCGGCTGTCGGCTGGGACGATTTCTAGCCCGATCACAATAGCCCATCTACAAAACCGCGCAGGCCCCGGCCCGCGCGGTTTTTATTTGGAAAAACACAGCGACAACTTTCAAATTGCAGTGATCCCGCGCGCCTCCTATGGAACTTCGCCCCCTCGCGGCATATCTTGGCCGCACAAAACAACGCCCGCCAGTCGCCGCAAAATGCCAAGGGCATTGCCTCACAACAAAGGCGCCCCAAAGCTGACCTTCGGCAGCCGCACAAAAGGATCCCCGCATGAACACGCAAGACAGCGCATCGGCACACCCAACAGCCCAAAGCCCCACCCCGCTGCGTATCGACGTGGTTTCAGACGTGATGTGCCCCTGGTGCATCATTGGCTATCGCCAGCTTGCTTCAGCGCTGCAGGCCACCGACACAGACTATGAGCTGCACTGGCACCCCTTTGAGCTGAACCCCGACATGCCCGCCGAGGGTCAGAACCTGCGGGAACATCTCGCCGAGAAATACGGCGCCACCCCCGCGCAATCCGAGCAGAACCGCGCCCAGATTACCAAACTGGGCGATGATCTGGGATTTGACTTCCAGTTTGTTCCCGAGATGCGGATGCACAATACCTTTAACGCCCACCAACTGCTGCACTGGGCCGAGACCCAAAACCGCAAGCATGATTTGAAACAGGCGCTGTTCTCCGCCCATTTCACCCACCAGCGCGATCTGTCGGACGTCTCTGTGCTGGCCGATATTGCCGCAGAGATCGGGTTGGACCGGGACCAAGCCCTGGCCGTGCTGCAGGATCAGCGTTTTGCAGCCCCTGTGCGGGAGGTGCAGAATTTCTGGCGTAGCCAGGACATTAACGGCGTGCCTGCAGTGATTTTTGATCAGAAACATCTGGTCAGCGGCGCCCAGGGTATCGAGAACTTCACCCATATTCTAAAGCAACTGGCCGAAATGCGTCAGGCCTGATCCCGCCCCCCTGCATCTCGGCCCCAAGTGGCGCCCAAAACCTGCGTATGAACGACATCCTGCCCGGCTTTGTCGACTGCCTGCCCGAGACCAAAAAGCGCCGGTCACCCATGCCGATGGGCCGCTATGGCCGCACCGAAGAGATCCGCTCGTTGATTTTCTGGCTGGCCTCCGAGCAGGGCAGCTTTATGACGGCTCAGAATCTGCGCCTGGATGGCGGATTGACGCGGGGGGCCTGACAAAGGCGGCCTGACAGGGGCCGTCTGGCGGGGGCCGTCTGGCAGGGGCTCTCTGGTAGGACTGGGGGCGCAGCCCTGTCCCGACATCTGATCTGCCAAAAAAAGGGCCAGCGTGTCGCAGCCTTTGGCATCAAGTTTCGCTTGTTCTGGGCGGTGGTTTCCTCAAACATATGCGCCATATTTGACTGGAGGATTTTGGGATGAAACTTGCACAAACGCTACTTGGAGCCGTTGCGGCGCTGGCTCTTTCCGCTCCCCTGGCGATGGCCGATGACCTGTTGGCCGATTATGTGGCCTTTATCGGGCGCGATGACCTGCATAATTCCAAAGGTGCGCGGCTGAGCGAGCCCTGGCAGATCCTGCGCCAGGACCGGGCCAACTATCACCGCTTTGGCATTTCGCAGCCCGGCGATGAGTGGGATCCGATTTTCAAGGACAAAAGCAATCGCGCCGTGATGGAACGTATGATCCAGCACGGGTCTATCTCTGCTTCAGCCGGGCGGGACATCGTTCGCGGCGGTGTCATGGTGCGGGTCCAGGTCTATGACGGCGGCAAACACGACTACGTGCGCGTCACCGTTACCCGCTAGGCTGTCCCCGGTCTGAACCGCGCAGGCGCCACAGATAGTAGATCAGCGCCGGAATTTCTCGCAGCCAGGATTTCACCACTCTGCGCCCTGCAGTCCCCGACATTGCAGGGCAAGCGACCTGCGCCCCAAAGCCAAAATGGCGCGCCGTCAGCAGCGCCCGCCATTTGTGATAGCCATCGGTCACAATCAAGATCTCCGGCTGGTCCAGATCAGCCAGTATAGGGCGAATATTGCCCAGGTTTTCCAAGGTGGTATGAGACTGATCTTCCAGCAGGATTGCAGCATCAGGCACCCCTTCTTCACGACAAATCCGCCGCATGACTTCTGCCTCGCGCGGCGGGAACCGCCCCAGTCCGCCACAGCAAATTACATGGGTGACCCGTCCCTGCCGGAACATCTCGACGGCATGCAACGCCCGTCGCCGCAGAGTTGGAGAGGGGGTGCCATCACTTTGCACAGCAGCCCCGAGGATTACCGCAACGGTCATGCGCGTCCCTTCACCTTGCTTTTTCCTTTCGGGCTTTGTCGCTCCCAGGCCTACAATACGGGGCCTACAATACGGGATCCACAGTACAGGGGCCCACAGTACAGGGGCCCACAGTACAGGCAGCGCCTGACCTTCCCACCGGAAAACCACCCCGCAATAATACCCTGCAAAATACCGTCAGGAGAACTTCTTTTGCGACTTGCCCCGATAGGCCCGCGTGCCCGCCTTGCCCGCGCTGGAGCGACCGCGTGTTTTCACTGCCGCCTCAGAAGCCTTCTCCACCGCATACTGCCGCGCCATTGGATCGTCCGACACGACCAGATCCACCGCCTCCAGCCGCTTCACCTCGTCGCGCAGGCGGGCGGCTTCTTCGAATTCCAGATTTTCGGCAGCCTTGCGCATCTCGTCGCGCAGCCCTGCCAGATGGGCTTCAAGGTTGGCGCCATGCATCGGCTTGTCGATGCTGGCGGTGACGCGGTTCATGTCGACATCGCCCTGATACAGCCCCGCCAGAACATCCTCGACGTTCTTTTTCACGGTGGCCGGTGTGATGCCGTGTTCCAGATTATAGGCGACCTGCTTTTCACGGCGCCGATTGGTCTCGCTCAGGGCGCGCTCCATCGAGCCGGTGATCCTATCGGCATACATGATAACGCGACCTTCGGCGTTGCGCGCGGCGCGGCCAATGGTCTGCACCAGTGAGGTCTCGGAGCGCAGGAAGCCTTCTTTATCGGCGTCCAGAATAGCCACAAGACCGCATTCGGGAATATCCAGCCCCTCGCGTAGCAGGTTGATGCCAATCAGCACGTCAAACGCGCCAAGACGCAAGTCGCGCAGGATTTCGATCCGCTCCAGCGTGTCGATATCCGAATGCATATAGCGCACCTTGATGCCCTGTTCGTGCAGATATTCGGTCAGATCCTCGGCCATGCGTTTGGTCAGCGTGGTGACCAGCGTGCGCATGCCGTTCTCAGTCACCTTGCGGACTTCATCCAGCAGGTCATCCACCTGCATCTTGACCGGGCGGATCTCGATCTCTGGCTCCAGCAGGCCGGTGGGGCGGATCACCTGCTCGGTGAAGACACCGCCCGCCTGCTCCATTTCCCAGGACGCAGGCGTTGCCGAGACAAAGACCGATTGCGGCCGCATCGCGTCCCATTCCTCAAACTTGAGCGGCCGGTTGTCCATGCAGGAGGGCAGCCGAAAGCCATGTTCCGCCAGGGTGGATTTACGCCGAAAGTCGCCTTTGTACATGCCGCCAATCTGCGGCACCGAGACATGGCTTTCATCGGCAAAGACAATGGCATTGTCGGGGATGAACTCAAACAGGGTTGGCGGTGGCTCACCCGGGCCACGGCCGGTCAGATAGCGCGAGTAGTTTTCGATACCGTTGCAATGGCCGGTGGCCTCCAGCATCTCGATATCAAAGTTGCAGCGCTGTTCCAGGCGCTGTGCCTCCAGCAGTTTGCCCTCACCGTTGAATTGATCCAGCCGCCGCTTCAGCTCTTCCTTGATCGAAATAACCGCCTGATTAAGTGTTGGTTTTGGCGTCACATAGTGAGAGTTCGCATAGACGCGGATCTGTTCAAAGGCCCCGGTCCGCTCACCTGTTAGCGGGTCAAACTCGGTGATTGCCTCCAGCTCCTCGCCAAAGAAGGACAGTTTCCAGGCGCGATCCTCCAGGTGGGCGGGAAAGATCTCCAGCGTGTCGCCCCGCACCCGGAATGACCCGCGCTGGAAGGCCTGATCGTTGCGTTTGTACTGCTGCGCCACCAGATCCGCCATCACCTGGCGCTGGTCGTATTCCTCACCGACCTTCAGATCCTGGGTCATCGCCGAATAGGTCTCAACCGAGCCGATCCCGTAGATACAGCTGACCGAGGCGATGATGATGACATCGTCACGTTCCAAGAGGGCACGGGTGGCCGAATGGCGCATCCGGTCGATCTGTTCGTTGATCTGGCTTTCTTTCTCGATGAAGGTATCCGAGCGCGCCACATAGGCCTCGGGCTGGTAGTAGTCGTAGAAGGAGACAAAGTATTCCACCGCGTTGTCGGGAAAGAAGCCTTTGAATTCGCCATAGAGCTGCGCCGCCAGGGTCTTGTTCGGGGCCAGAATGATCGCCGGGCGCTGGGTCTCTTCGATGACCTTGGCCATGGTAAAGGTTTTGCCGGTGCCGGTGGCCCCCAGCAGCACCTGATTGCGCTCGCCCTCCTTTACCCCGGCGCTAAGCTCCGCAATTGCGGTGGGCTGGTCCCCGGCTGGCGAGAACTCAGTCTGCATGACAAAGGCCTTGCCCCCTTCCAGCTTGGGGCGCTGGACGGCATCCCGTTCCACCATATGCACAGACTGCTGATCTGGCATTCTGGCTTCGGATTTGTCTGAATGGGCGTAGGGCATCCGGCTCTCCTGTGAGTCGCGCTGATTTTGATCTGTTTTTGTTCTTGTTCAAGGGGCATTTGTTGCAATTTCGGGCGCGGGCCTGTTGCTGCGGTGCAAAACCTGTTGAATGCACGGGATTTGTCACCTTGTGGCAAAGGTCAATTGGGCGCATAAATGCGCCACGTCGAGTCACCAGGAGAGCCCATATGCGAGCGCGGATTTACCGGCCAGCCCGAAACGCCATGACATCCGGAATGGCCAAGACCCGCAAATGGGTATTGGACTACGCCCAGGCAAGTGCACGCGAAGTCGATCCTCTGATGGGCTGGACCTCTTCCTCTGATACGCAAAGCCAGGTCCGCCTGCGGTTTGACAGCAAAGAGGCCGCGCTGGAATATGCTCAGGACCACGGCATTGACGCCGAAGTGATCGAGCCAAAGGCGCGCAAGGCCAATATCCGCAACGGGGGCTATGGTGAAAACTTCGCCACCAACCGGCGCGTTCCCTGGACCCACTGACGGACCCCCGATCGGATGGAAATCCGTAAAACAGACCCAACGCTTCCTTCGCTGCGCTCTTTGATTGAGGGCAGTCAAAGCCATGGCGCAGCTGCAACCTCTGCAGAAAGCGACCATACCTTAGGTGTCGCAGAGCTAAGCCACCCGGCGGTACAGTTCTTTGCAGCCTTTGAGGATGAAACAGCCCTGGGCTGTGGTGCTTTCAAAGCGCTGCGGGATGGTACGGCAGAGGTGAAATCTGTTTTTGTCAGCAAAGCCGCACGGGGCCGCGGTTTGGCACAACGGCTGATGGATCATCTGGCAAGCCAGGCTGCAGAGGCAGGGTTTTCTGCGCTGGTGCTTGAGACAGGATCGTCGCTATGCCCGGAATATGACGCCGCCCGTGCCCTATATGAACGCCTGGGCTACGCCTATTGCCCGCCGATTGAAGGGTATAGCGCAGACCCGATGAGCGCCTTTATGCGGATTTCCCTTCCTGTCAAAACCTAACCGCGAATTCGGCAGGCAATCCGGGGCCTGTGGCGGTGCAACAGACATACGCAGAGGCCCCGCAAAGCGTTTCGCGACTTGTGTTGGATACCGTCGCAGGTGGCATAGGTAAACGCGGATCGTTGCTCAGCGGGGCGAGCGCTT
This genomic interval carries:
- the uvrB gene encoding excinuclease ABC subunit UvrB; the protein is MPYAHSDKSEARMPDQQSVHMVERDAVQRPKLEGGKAFVMQTEFSPAGDQPTAIAELSAGVKEGERNQVLLGATGTGKTFTMAKVIEETQRPAIILAPNKTLAAQLYGEFKGFFPDNAVEYFVSFYDYYQPEAYVARSDTFIEKESQINEQIDRMRHSATRALLERDDVIIIASVSCIYGIGSVETYSAMTQDLKVGEEYDQRQVMADLVAQQYKRNDQAFQRGSFRVRGDTLEIFPAHLEDRAWKLSFFGEELEAITEFDPLTGERTGAFEQIRVYANSHYVTPKPTLNQAVISIKEELKRRLDQFNGEGKLLEAQRLEQRCNFDIEMLEATGHCNGIENYSRYLTGRGPGEPPPTLFEFIPDNAIVFADESHVSVPQIGGMYKGDFRRKSTLAEHGFRLPSCMDNRPLKFEEWDAMRPQSVFVSATPASWEMEQAGGVFTEQVIRPTGLLEPEIEIRPVKMQVDDLLDEVRKVTENGMRTLVTTLTKRMAEDLTEYLHEQGIKVRYMHSDIDTLERIEILRDLRLGAFDVLIGINLLREGLDIPECGLVAILDADKEGFLRSETSLVQTIGRAARNAEGRVIMYADRITGSMERALSETNRRREKQVAYNLEHGITPATVKKNVEDVLAGLYQGDVDMNRVTASIDKPMHGANLEAHLAGLRDEMRKAAENLEFEEAARLRDEVKRLEAVDLVVSDDPMARQYAVEKASEAAVKTRGRSSAGKAGTRAYRGKSQKKFS
- a CDS encoding GNAT family N-acetyltransferase — its product is MEIRKTDPTLPSLRSLIEGSQSHGAAATSAESDHTLGVAELSHPAVQFFAAFEDETALGCGAFKALRDGTAEVKSVFVSKAARGRGLAQRLMDHLASQAAEAGFSALVLETGSSLCPEYDAARALYERLGYAYCPPIEGYSADPMSAFMRISLPVKT
- a CDS encoding DsbA family oxidoreductase: MNTQDSASAHPTAQSPTPLRIDVVSDVMCPWCIIGYRQLASALQATDTDYELHWHPFELNPDMPAEGQNLREHLAEKYGATPAQSEQNRAQITKLGDDLGFDFQFVPEMRMHNTFNAHQLLHWAETQNRKHDLKQALFSAHFTHQRDLSDVSVLADIAAEIGLDRDQALAVLQDQRFAAPVREVQNFWRSQDINGVPAVIFDQKHLVSGAQGIENFTHILKQLAEMRQA
- a CDS encoding ETC complex I subunit, giving the protein MRARIYRPARNAMTSGMAKTRKWVLDYAQASAREVDPLMGWTSSSDTQSQVRLRFDSKEAALEYAQDHGIDAEVIEPKARKANIRNGGYGENFATNRRVPWTH
- a CDS encoding YdcF family protein — encoded protein: MTVAVILGAAVQSDGTPSPTLRRRALHAVEMFRQGRVTHVICCGGLGRFPPREAEVMRRICREEGVPDAAILLEDQSHTTLENLGNIRPILADLDQPEILIVTDGYHKWRALLTARHFGFGAQVACPAMSGTAGRRVVKSWLREIPALIYYLWRLRGSDRGQPSG
- a CDS encoding SDR family oxidoreductase; its protein translation is MRMNDILPGFVDCLPETKKRRSPMPMGRYGRTEEIRSLIFWLASEQGSFMTAQNLRLDGGLTRGA